TATAATGCCTCCAAAGGTACCAGAAGCCTCCCAGAGCAGTGTCAAAGCAGCAAAAGTAGGAGAGTTAGCGCCGAATTCATACAAGATATTTAGAATGGGAACAAAACCAGGTATTTTGATTCACACAGAGGATGGAAAATTTATAGCGATGTCAGCAGTATGCACTCATTTAGGCTGTATAATTCAGTACAGACCCGACATGCAGCATGTTTGGTGCGCTTGCCATAATGGTCATTTTGATTTAAATGGAAAGGTTATTTCAGGTCCCCCGCCCCTTCCCTTGGAGGTTTTTCAAGTTAATATAGTGGGTGATGAAATAATTGTTTCCAAGAAAGGATAGGCAATGGAGAAAAACTTTCTGTATGAGTGGTTTTCAAAAAGAATACCTTTAAAAAATATGATTGAATTTGGAAAAAAGAAGACAG
This genomic window from Acidobacteriota bacterium contains:
- a CDS encoding Rieske 2Fe-2S domain-containing protein, whose translation is MNNNKEVNIPRRSFIDYLLGGSILALIASVLYPTIKFIMPPKVPEASQSSVKAAKVGELAPNSYKIFRMGTKPGILIHTEDGKFIAMSAVCTHLGCIIQYRPDMQHVWCACHNGHFDLNGKVISGPPPLPLEVFQVNIVGDEIIVSKKG